The proteins below are encoded in one region of Segatella copri:
- a CDS encoding cation:proton antiporter — protein sequence MFHIAQYFPITDPTLIFFVVLLIILFAPIIMGKLRIPHIIGMVLAGVLIGKYGLNILERDSSFELFGKVGLYYIMFLAALEMDMEGMKKNKSRLLIYGLLTCFIPFFLTYGMSIWLLHYSAKASFLLSCIMASNTLIAYPIVSRYGLQQKPSVTLSVGSSMISLLIALIMLAGLVASFSKHDGVLFWVFFTLKFAVYCGVMIILIPRLTRWFLRRYSDAVMQFIFVLSMLFMSAALSQIVGIEGVFGAFFAGLILNRYIPHVSPLMNRLEFIGNALFIPYFLIGVGMLININLLFQGSHILWVVFCIAFFGTLGKAIAAYIACLGFRLPLSSGHMMFGLTSAHAAGSIAMVMVGMHLLVAPGTYLVNDDMLNGVVMMILITCIISSILTDRSSQKIILRDKELPDAEDDKKVSDEKILVPVKYPEYADNLMSLAFLVRNQKLNRGLICLNVVYEDKDMRYNQEQGRRILEHCSQLAAATDVMTQTQVRIAANIANGIKHAFNEFQCSEIIIGMHMHPEVSPKFWGEFHQSLFNGLSRQIIMARIRQPLNTLRRIQVAVPSRAEFEPGFYRWLERLARLAGNLDCRIQFHGREESLALINEYIKNRHPEVRADYTQMIHWNELPQLASQISPDHLFVVVTARKGTVSYKTALERLPEEITKYFSGTNLMIIFPDQHGDSYGDQLTFAEPQHQEEISAYESFLQWFKKKFRK from the coding sequence ATGTTCCATATCGCTCAATACTTCCCTATCACAGACCCTACGTTGATATTCTTCGTAGTGCTCCTCATCATCCTCTTTGCCCCTATCATCATGGGTAAACTCCGTATCCCGCACATCATCGGTATGGTGCTGGCAGGTGTGCTCATAGGCAAATACGGACTGAATATCCTGGAGCGCGACTCTTCGTTTGAGCTCTTCGGAAAGGTGGGACTCTATTACATCATGTTCCTCGCTGCACTGGAGATGGATATGGAAGGCATGAAAAAGAACAAGTCGCGACTGCTTATCTATGGCCTGCTCACCTGTTTTATACCATTCTTCCTCACATACGGCATGAGTATCTGGCTGCTCCACTACTCTGCCAAGGCTTCCTTCCTGCTGAGCTGCATCATGGCATCCAATACGCTGATTGCCTATCCTATCGTTTCGAGATACGGACTGCAACAGAAACCGAGCGTTACGCTGAGTGTGGGGTCGAGCATGATTTCGCTGCTCATAGCCCTGATTATGCTTGCCGGACTGGTAGCATCGTTCAGCAAGCATGACGGTGTACTGTTCTGGGTATTCTTCACCCTCAAGTTTGCTGTCTATTGTGGCGTGATGATCATACTGATTCCCCGACTTACAAGATGGTTCTTGCGAAGATACAGCGATGCGGTGATGCAGTTTATCTTCGTACTTTCGATGCTCTTTATGAGTGCGGCACTTTCGCAGATAGTGGGCATCGAGGGCGTTTTCGGTGCTTTCTTCGCCGGTCTGATATTAAACAGATATATTCCGCATGTTTCGCCACTGATGAACCGCCTCGAGTTTATCGGCAATGCCCTCTTCATTCCTTATTTTCTGATAGGTGTGGGCATGCTAATCAATATCAATCTGCTGTTTCAGGGCAGTCATATTCTATGGGTCGTGTTCTGCATCGCCTTCTTCGGAACCCTGGGCAAAGCCATCGCAGCCTATATCGCCTGTCTGGGTTTCAGGTTGCCACTTTCTTCGGGTCACATGATGTTTGGACTCACTTCGGCTCATGCTGCCGGAAGTATCGCCATGGTGATGGTGGGTATGCATCTGCTCGTAGCACCGGGCACTTATCTCGTAAACGATGATATGCTCAATGGTGTGGTTATGATGATTCTGATTACCTGCATCATCTCATCCATCCTTACCGACCGGTCTTCGCAGAAGATTATCCTGAGAGACAAGGAACTGCCTGATGCAGAAGACGACAAGAAGGTGAGCGATGAGAAAATTCTGGTTCCGGTGAAATATCCTGAATATGCCGACAACCTGATGAGTCTGGCGTTTCTGGTGAGAAATCAGAAGCTGAACAGGGGACTCATCTGCCTGAATGTGGTATATGAAGACAAGGACATGCGATACAACCAGGAACAGGGAAGAAGGATTCTGGAACATTGCAGTCAGCTGGCTGCTGCCACCGATGTGATGACGCAGACCCAGGTTCGTATTGCCGCCAACATCGCCAACGGCATCAAGCATGCCTTCAACGAGTTCCAATGTTCTGAGATTATCATCGGAATGCACATGCATCCTGAGGTTTCGCCGAAGTTCTGGGGAGAATTCCACCAGAGTCTTTTCAACGGATTGAGCCGCCAGATTATCATGGCACGCATCAGACAGCCGTTGAATACATTGAGAAGAATACAGGTAGCCGTACCTTCGAGAGCAGAGTTTGAGCCGGGTTTCTACCGCTGGCTGGAACGACTAGCCCGACTTGCCGGCAACCTCGACTGTCGCATCCAGTTTCATGGCAGAGAAGAGAGTCTGGCGCTCATCAATGAATATATCAAGAACCGGCATCCGGAAGTGCGTGCTGATTATACCCAGATGATTCACTGGAACGAGTTGCCGCAGCTGGCTTCGCAGATATCTCCAGACCACCTGTTCGTGGTAGTAACCGCCCGTAAGGGAACCGTATCTTACAAGACAGCACTGGAGCGTCTGCCGGAAGAAATAACGAAATACTTCTCAGGTACCAACCTGATGATTATCTTCCCCGACCAGCATGGTGATTCCTACGGCGACCAGCTTACCTTCGCTGAACCTCAGCATCAGGAAGAGATCAGTGCTTACGAATCATTCCTGCAATGGTTTAAGAAGAAGTTCAGAAAATAA
- a CDS encoding AraC family transcriptional regulator: MQTSKYLLATKRDAEWGLTISTVGREEIAPGEAYPTKGHADGYYFDLQKGRILDEYQLLYQPEGEGVFCSAHLPETKIKAGDIFLLFPGEWHSYHPSGTKGWKSYWIGFKGKNIDDRVKAGFLSPEKPIYHVGYSNEIIALYEEAYKTAQEEVAFAQQTMAGIVNHLIGKMYSLERNIVLSKDTKHVDMINKARLRIRESLEDTLTIQEIAQELGISYSSFRKLFKEHTGFAPALYQQNLKLQRAKELLSTTDESIKEIAYRLNFESPDYFSAKFKIQTGMKPSDFRNMTR; the protein is encoded by the coding sequence ATGCAAACAAGTAAATACCTATTAGCTACAAAAAGAGATGCCGAATGGGGACTCACCATCAGCACCGTGGGACGAGAAGAAATCGCCCCAGGAGAAGCCTATCCAACAAAAGGACATGCTGACGGATATTACTTCGATCTTCAGAAGGGAAGAATACTCGACGAATACCAACTGCTTTACCAGCCAGAAGGTGAAGGAGTGTTCTGTTCTGCCCATCTCCCGGAAACAAAGATCAAGGCTGGAGACATCTTCCTGCTCTTTCCCGGTGAATGGCATAGCTATCATCCATCAGGCACCAAGGGTTGGAAAAGCTATTGGATCGGCTTCAAGGGCAAGAACATCGACGACCGCGTGAAAGCAGGGTTTCTTTCTCCTGAAAAGCCAATCTACCATGTAGGTTACAGTAACGAGATTATCGCTCTCTACGAAGAGGCTTACAAAACCGCACAGGAAGAGGTTGCTTTTGCACAACAGACTATGGCGGGTATCGTAAACCATCTGATAGGCAAAATGTATTCTCTGGAGAGAAATATCGTGTTGAGCAAGGATACCAAGCATGTTGACATGATCAATAAAGCCCGTTTGCGTATCCGAGAATCGCTTGAAGATACGCTCACCATCCAGGAGATTGCGCAGGAACTGGGCATCAGCTACTCTTCTTTCCGCAAGCTCTTCAAGGAGCATACCGGATTCGCTCCCGCCCTCTATCAGCAGAATCTGAAACTGCAGAGAGCCAAAGAACTGCTGTCTACCACCGACGAGAGCATCAAGGAGATTGCATACCGGCTCAATTTCGAATCGCCTGACTATTTCTCTGCCAAATTCAAAATTCAGACGGGCATGAAGCCATCAGATTTCAGAAATATGACGAGATAG
- the rhaB gene encoding rhamnulokinase translates to MEQKKYFFAVDLGATSGRTIVGSLSDGKFDLEELTRFDNNLIETGGHFYWDIYALYFEIIKGLKLVAQRGIHIQSIGIDTWGCDFVYVDKNGDILRNPMAYRDPHTMGIMEKYFDEKISKEKVYEKTGIQFMNFNSLFQMYAMRKAGNVALENADKILFIPDALSYMLTGNAICEYTVASTSQILNPMTGDFDIDLVESIGLKREQFGKMTHPATIIGTLTEEVQKITGLNAVPVIAVAGHDTASAVAAVPAKNEEFAYLSSGTWSLMGIETKNAIINEKSYELNFTNEGGIEGTTRFLKNICGMWIYERCRKEWKDEAAANQKDMTCLGHAELIAEAMKQPAFQSIINPDDTCFANPSSMVEAIKQYCEKTGQHVPQSYGEFCRCIFESLALRYRQVFTWLKDFADIDLNVLHIIGGGSLNQYLNQFTANSCGVTVLAGPQEGTAIGNIMLQAKASGLVKDIWEMRQIIANSLELNTFEPQNKEAWDAAYEKFLKVKK, encoded by the coding sequence ATGGAACAAAAGAAATACTTCTTCGCGGTAGACTTAGGTGCTACCAGCGGAAGAACCATAGTAGGAAGCTTGTCAGACGGCAAGTTTGACTTAGAGGAGCTGACCCGTTTCGACAACAACCTGATCGAAACAGGCGGTCACTTCTATTGGGATATCTACGCCCTCTACTTTGAGATTATCAAAGGATTGAAACTCGTAGCACAGCGTGGCATCCACATCCAGAGCATCGGTATTGATACCTGGGGATGCGACTTTGTATATGTAGACAAGAACGGAGATATCCTACGCAACCCGATGGCGTATCGCGACCCTCATACCATGGGCATCATGGAGAAATACTTTGATGAGAAAATCAGCAAGGAGAAGGTTTACGAAAAGACCGGCATCCAGTTTATGAATTTCAACTCATTGTTCCAGATGTATGCCATGCGCAAGGCAGGAAACGTGGCTCTGGAGAATGCCGACAAGATTCTCTTCATCCCTGATGCACTGAGCTATATGCTCACCGGCAACGCCATCTGCGAATATACCGTAGCATCTACTTCTCAGATTCTGAATCCGATGACCGGCGATTTCGACATCGACCTCGTGGAAAGTATCGGATTGAAGAGAGAACAGTTTGGCAAGATGACCCATCCTGCTACCATCATCGGCACACTGACCGAAGAGGTACAGAAGATAACAGGACTGAATGCCGTTCCCGTCATCGCAGTAGCAGGTCATGATACAGCCAGTGCCGTAGCAGCCGTTCCTGCCAAGAACGAGGAGTTTGCCTATTTGAGTTCAGGAACCTGGAGCCTGATGGGCATCGAGACCAAGAACGCCATCATCAACGAGAAGAGCTATGAGCTCAACTTCACCAACGAGGGCGGCATTGAGGGCACTACCCGATTCCTGAAGAACATCTGCGGCATGTGGATTTACGAGCGTTGCCGCAAGGAATGGAAAGACGAGGCTGCTGCCAACCAGAAAGATATGACTTGCCTGGGTCATGCAGAACTTATAGCTGAAGCCATGAAGCAGCCAGCCTTCCAAAGCATCATCAACCCGGATGATACCTGTTTTGCCAACCCATCGAGCATGGTAGAAGCCATCAAGCAGTATTGCGAAAAGACCGGTCAGCATGTTCCTCAGAGCTATGGCGAATTCTGCCGCTGCATCTTCGAGAGTCTTGCCCTCCGCTATCGCCAGGTATTCACATGGCTCAAGGATTTCGCCGACATCGACCTCAATGTGCTCCACATCATCGGTGGAGGTTCGCTCAACCAATATCTCAACCAGTTTACTGCCAACAGTTGTGGTGTAACCGTATTGGCAGGTCCTCAGGAAGGCACCGCCATCGGTAACATCATGCTCCAGGCAAAGGCATCGGGCTTGGTAAAGGATATTTGGGAAATGCGCCAGATTATCGCCAACTCACTGGAGCTTAATACATTCGAGCCACAGAACAAGGAAGCATGGGATGCGGCTTACGAGAAGTTTTTAAAGGTAAAAAAGTAA
- a CDS encoding L-rhamnose isomerase, protein MKADLILKNYEIAKERYAALGVDTDKAIETLEKTPISLHCWQADDVVGFERGEAASGGIQSTGNYPGKARNIDELRQDIEKVNSLLAGTFRLNLHEIYGEFGGKQIDRNEVTVDQFTGWMQWAKEQNMKLDFNSTSFSHPKSGSLSLSNPDPAIREFWIEHTKRCRRIADAMGKFQNDPCIMNIWVHDGSKDITVEKGRYREILKNSLDEILAEELPNMKSCLEAKLFGIGLEAYTVGSHDFYAGYCAKNNVMYTLDTGHYEPTENVSDAVSALLLFVPELMLHVSRPMHWDSDHVTLFDDNTRNLFSELVRANALDRAHIGLDYFDGSINRIGAYIIGVRAAQKSLLQAFLEPLDTLRKYEDEGKLFQRLALLEEEKTLPFGAVYDYFNLKNNIPVGEEYIADIEKYEAEVLAKRV, encoded by the coding sequence ATGAAAGCAGATTTGATTTTAAAGAATTACGAGATTGCAAAGGAGCGCTATGCAGCTCTGGGTGTAGATACAGACAAGGCTATTGAGACTTTGGAGAAAACTCCTATCTCTCTGCACTGCTGGCAGGCTGATGATGTAGTTGGCTTCGAGCGCGGTGAGGCTGCTTCTGGTGGTATCCAGAGCACTGGTAACTATCCTGGCAAGGCTCGCAACATCGACGAACTCCGTCAGGACATCGAGAAGGTGAACTCTCTCCTGGCTGGTACTTTCCGTCTCAACCTTCATGAGATTTACGGTGAGTTCGGTGGCAAGCAGATTGACCGTAACGAGGTAACCGTAGACCAGTTTACAGGCTGGATGCAGTGGGCTAAGGAGCAGAACATGAAGCTCGACTTCAACTCTACTTCTTTCTCTCACCCTAAGAGTGGCAGCCTCTCATTGTCAAATCCTGACCCAGCTATCCGCGAGTTCTGGATTGAGCACACCAAGCGTTGCCGCCGCATTGCAGACGCTATGGGTAAGTTCCAGAACGACCCATGTATCATGAACATCTGGGTACACGATGGTTCTAAGGACATCACTGTAGAGAAGGGACGCTATCGTGAGATTTTGAAGAACTCTCTCGATGAGATCTTAGCAGAGGAGTTGCCTAACATGAAGTCTTGTCTCGAAGCTAAGCTCTTCGGTATTGGCTTGGAGGCTTACACCGTAGGTTCTCACGACTTCTACGCTGGCTACTGCGCTAAGAACAACGTGATGTACACTCTCGATACAGGTCACTATGAGCCAACAGAGAACGTATCTGATGCAGTTTCTGCACTCCTGCTCTTCGTTCCTGAGCTGATGCTCCACGTATCTCGCCCAATGCACTGGGATTCAGACCACGTAACCCTCTTCGATGACAACACACGCAACCTCTTCTCAGAGTTGGTTCGTGCCAACGCACTCGACCGTGCTCACATCGGTCTCGACTACTTCGACGGTTCTATCAACCGCATCGGTGCTTACATCATCGGTGTTCGTGCTGCCCAGAAGTCATTGTTGCAGGCATTCCTTGAGCCACTTGATACCCTCCGCAAGTACGAGGACGAGGGCAAGCTCTTCCAGCGCCTGGCTCTCCTCGAAGAAGAGAAGACATTGCCATTCGGTGCAGTATATGATTACTTCAACTTGAAGAACAACATCCCTGTTGGCGAAGAGTACATCGCAGACATCGAGAAGTACGAGGCTGAGGTACTCGCAAAGCGAGTTTAA
- a CDS encoding L-rhamnose/proton symporter RhaT encodes MEILIGLLIIAIGAFCQSSCYVPINKIKDWSWESYWVVQGVFAWLILPFLGAMLAVPSGHSFFELFDGYGFNVAMTMLFGVLWGVGGLTFGLSMRYLGVALGQSIALGTCAGLGTIMGPVLLNIFFPEMDALSSLTFSVILGVVVTLLGIAIIGVAGSMKAASLSEEEKKAAVKDFNFPKGLAIALLAGFMSGCFNVGLAFGSDIHFGSFTPDMYKTLPATFLVTLGGFITNAIYCFYQNTKNHTWSDYKNQEVWSNNILYSVLAGALWYSQFFGLSLGKGFLTESPTLMTLSFCILMALNVVFSNVWGIILKEWKGCSKKTISVLIVGIIVLIISSFLPQLI; translated from the coding sequence ATGGAAATATTAATAGGACTTTTAATCATAGCCATCGGCGCATTCTGCCAGTCCAGCTGTTACGTTCCAATCAACAAGATTAAGGATTGGAGTTGGGAATCCTACTGGGTAGTTCAGGGTGTGTTCGCATGGCTTATTTTGCCTTTCTTAGGCGCAATGCTCGCTGTTCCAAGCGGCCATTCCTTCTTTGAATTATTCGACGGTTATGGCTTCAACGTAGCAATGACCATGCTCTTCGGTGTACTCTGGGGCGTAGGTGGACTGACCTTCGGTCTTTCCATGCGCTATCTGGGAGTAGCATTGGGACAGAGCATCGCCTTGGGAACCTGTGCAGGTCTCGGCACCATCATGGGACCTGTATTGCTCAACATCTTCTTCCCGGAGATGGACGCCCTCTCATCGCTTACCTTCAGCGTAATTCTCGGCGTGGTAGTCACTCTTCTCGGTATCGCCATCATCGGTGTGGCAGGTAGTATGAAGGCGGCATCGCTCTCAGAAGAAGAGAAGAAGGCGGCAGTAAAGGACTTCAACTTCCCTAAGGGACTTGCCATCGCCTTGCTGGCTGGTTTCATGAGCGGCTGCTTCAATGTGGGTCTCGCCTTCGGTTCCGATATCCATTTCGGCAGTTTCACTCCTGATATGTACAAGACCTTGCCAGCCACCTTCCTGGTTACCCTAGGTGGTTTCATCACCAATGCCATCTACTGTTTCTATCAGAACACCAAGAATCATACTTGGAGCGATTACAAGAACCAGGAGGTTTGGAGCAATAACATTCTCTATAGTGTCTTGGCTGGTGCCTTGTGGTACAGCCAGTTCTTCGGACTGTCACTGGGCAAGGGGTTCCTCACCGAATCTCCTACCCTCATGACCCTATCGTTCTGCATTCTGATGGCGCTCAACGTAGTATTCTCGAATGTATGGGGCATCATCCTAAAGGAATGGAAAGGCTGCTCAAAGAAGACCATCTCCGTATTAATTGTCGGCATCATCGTCTTGATTATCTCAAGCTTCTTGCCACAACTTATATAA
- the rhaD gene encoding rhamnulose-1-phosphate aldolase, with protein sequence MNSVLEGRPALKKEVEKIAEVAGYLWQNGWAERNGGNITVNVTDLVDDEIKALPAISEVKQIGTALPALKGCYFFCKGTGKRMRDLARWPMENGSIIRILDDCASYVIIANNPVMPTSELPSHLSVHARLIEKGSNYKATVHTHPIELIAMSHNKKFMGKDVLSNLLWSMIPETKAFCPLGLGIVPYQLPGSLKLAEETLKELEDYDVVMWEKHGVFAKGLDVMDAFDQIDVLSKSAKIYIDSKCMGFEPDGMSQEEMAEMTKAFNLPR encoded by the coding sequence ATGAATAGTGTTTTAGAAGGTCGTCCTGCCTTGAAAAAGGAGGTCGAGAAGATAGCTGAAGTTGCTGGATACCTCTGGCAGAATGGTTGGGCTGAGCGTAATGGTGGTAACATCACTGTAAACGTTACCGACTTGGTTGATGACGAAATCAAGGCTTTGCCTGCCATCAGCGAAGTAAAGCAGATTGGTACAGCATTGCCAGCCTTAAAAGGTTGCTATTTCTTCTGCAAGGGTACAGGTAAGCGTATGCGCGACTTGGCTCGCTGGCCTATGGAGAACGGTTCTATCATCCGCATCCTCGACGATTGCGCCAGCTATGTTATCATCGCAAATAATCCTGTAATGCCAACATCTGAGTTGCCTAGTCACTTGAGCGTTCATGCCCGTCTCATCGAGAAGGGTTCCAACTATAAGGCTACTGTTCATACTCACCCTATCGAGCTTATCGCCATGAGCCACAACAAGAAGTTCATGGGCAAGGACGTGTTGAGCAACCTGCTCTGGAGCATGATTCCAGAGACCAAGGCTTTTTGTCCACTCGGTTTGGGTATCGTTCCTTATCAGTTGCCAGGCAGTTTGAAACTTGCTGAGGAGACCTTGAAGGAGTTGGAGGATTATGATGTAGTGATGTGGGAGAAGCATGGTGTCTTTGCCAAGGGCTTGGACGTGATGGATGCCTTCGACCAGATTGACGTACTCTCTAAGAGCGCCAAGATTTACATCGATTCCAAGTGCATGGGATTCGAGCCTGATGGTATGAGCCAGGAGGAAATGGCTGAGATGACCAAGGCATTTAATTTGCCAAGATAA
- a CDS encoding energy transducer TonB: MMNKRRTSEIGKAKYLLFAPLAGVLLMVSNIESVAREIGEQIPVVAEVQQKTEQALNADVAVANPMAKDAVEMMNPSETAEMKAAEAAELAKAEAELKAEAKTSDATAPADTTKSVVYDIPETMPFFPGGQLMLMKYLADNIKYPASAVKAKKQGRVIVTFIVQKDGSVTHAKIAKSIDPELDAEALRVVKGMPKWTPGTQNGKPVSVRYMVPVKFSLWKDATPGKKK, from the coding sequence ATGATGAACAAACGTAGAACAAGTGAAATAGGCAAGGCGAAGTACCTCCTTTTCGCACCTTTGGCAGGAGTGTTGCTCATGGTGAGCAACATCGAGAGTGTGGCTCGTGAGATTGGCGAGCAGATTCCAGTAGTAGCTGAGGTTCAGCAGAAGACTGAGCAGGCTCTGAATGCTGATGTGGCTGTGGCGAATCCGATGGCAAAGGATGCTGTCGAGATGATGAACCCATCAGAGACGGCTGAAATGAAAGCTGCCGAGGCTGCAGAATTGGCAAAGGCGGAAGCTGAACTGAAGGCGGAAGCAAAGACTTCTGATGCGACAGCTCCTGCCGATACGACTAAGAGCGTAGTGTATGATATACCAGAGACGATGCCGTTTTTTCCTGGTGGTCAGTTAATGTTGATGAAGTATCTGGCTGATAACATCAAATATCCTGCTTCCGCAGTCAAGGCCAAAAAGCAGGGTCGTGTGATCGTAACCTTTATCGTCCAGAAGGATGGCAGCGTTACGCATGCCAAGATAGCCAAATCTATAGATCCGGAACTTGATGCTGAGGCATTGAGAGTCGTGAAGGGAATGCCTAAGTGGACTCCGGGTACACAGAATGGTAAACCTGTAAGTGTAAGATATATGGTCCCTGTAAAATTCTCTCTTTGGAAAGATGCAACCCCAGGGAAAAAGAAGTAA
- a CDS encoding M56 family metallopeptidase, whose product MAIYLIKINVALMLLYGFYRLTVSRDTFFGLRRLTLWLIYAVALMVPALNLEYWVRDTPTMVSMANVYADTFYPVVVVKAQASGITWMDMLLGIYWVGVAVLSLRLVWQLFSIIRLVVISRKQEVEGITVHLLKGEGSPFSFFRWVFMYPSTLEGRQLHEVMVHECTHVSGLHSLDTLFSELFSIACWFNPFAWLMKQEVRMNLEYLADESVLSDGNARKSYQYHLLGLAYRQPNESTKIANNFNLLPLKKN is encoded by the coding sequence ATGGCAATATATCTTATAAAAATCAATGTAGCCCTGATGCTCCTTTATGGGTTTTATCGCCTCACGGTGAGCCGCGATACCTTCTTCGGTCTTCGCCGCCTTACCCTCTGGCTCATCTATGCCGTCGCCCTGATGGTTCCGGCGCTCAATCTGGAATATTGGGTACGCGATACCCCTACGATGGTGAGTATGGCGAATGTATATGCCGACACGTTTTATCCCGTGGTGGTTGTAAAGGCTCAGGCTTCCGGCATAACCTGGATGGATATGCTGCTGGGCATCTATTGGGTAGGAGTAGCCGTCCTCTCATTGCGGTTGGTATGGCAGCTCTTCAGCATCATCCGCCTTGTGGTTATTTCCCGGAAACAAGAGGTGGAAGGCATCACGGTACATCTGCTCAAGGGCGAGGGGAGTCCGTTCTCCTTCTTCCGCTGGGTGTTTATGTATCCATCTACCCTGGAGGGTAGGCAGTTGCATGAAGTGATGGTTCATGAATGCACCCATGTTTCGGGTCTCCATTCCCTAGATACCCTCTTCTCTGAGCTTTTCTCCATCGCCTGCTGGTTTAATCCGTTTGCCTGGCTGATGAAGCAGGAAGTAAGAATGAATTTGGAATATTTAGCCGATGAAAGTGTTTTATCTGATGGCAACGCGCGCAAATCCTATCAGTATCACCTTCTAGGTTTGGCATATCGACAGCCGAATGAATCGACCAAGATTGCCAATAATTTTAATTTATTACCTCTTAAAAAAAATTAA
- a CDS encoding BlaI/MecI/CopY family transcriptional regulator produces the protein MEKLTNQEEDIMLRIWQLGRCAVKQIMELLPEPRPPYTTVASIVNNLKRKEYVKAERDGKGYVYSPLIAESDYKRKFLSGFVNNYFKNSFKEMVSFFAKDEKISPEDLKDIIREIENSEE, from the coding sequence ATGGAAAAGCTGACGAATCAGGAAGAAGATATTATGCTTCGGATATGGCAATTGGGACGATGTGCCGTGAAACAGATTATGGAACTGTTGCCAGAACCTCGTCCACCTTATACTACAGTGGCTTCTATTGTGAACAATCTGAAGCGCAAGGAATATGTCAAGGCGGAGCGGGATGGTAAGGGTTATGTCTATTCTCCACTCATAGCCGAGAGCGATTACAAGCGGAAGTTCCTGTCGGGTTTCGTGAACAATTACTTCAAGAATTCCTTCAAGGAAATGGTTTCCTTCTTTGCCAAGGACGAGAAAATCAGTCCTGAGGACCTCAAGGATATCATCCGTGAAATCGAGAATTCGGAAGAATAA
- a CDS encoding ABC transporter ATP-binding protein, which produces MIDIKGITKSFGSLQVLKGIDLHIDKGEVVSIVGPSGAGKTTLLQIIGTLDKPDSGSIMVDGIDVSSLSTKKLSDFRNQHLGFVFQFHQLLPEFTALENIMIPAFIAGKSRKEAKERAEELLEFMGLSDRASHKPAELSGGEKQRVAVARALVNNPAVILADEPSGSLDTKNKAELHQLFFDLRDKFGQTFVIVTHDEGLAAITDRTIHLKDGMIEKTVEAGTADSKKETEEVVKAPTIEEKTEDNII; this is translated from the coding sequence ATGATAGATATAAAAGGTATAACCAAGAGCTTCGGCTCCCTGCAGGTGCTTAAGGGCATCGACCTGCATATTGACAAGGGCGAGGTGGTAAGTATCGTCGGTCCTAGTGGTGCCGGCAAGACTACACTCCTCCAGATTATCGGTACCCTCGACAAGCCTGATAGTGGCAGCATCATGGTTGATGGCATCGATGTAAGCAGCCTCAGCACCAAGAAACTGAGCGATTTCCGCAACCAGCATCTCGGTTTCGTCTTCCAGTTCCACCAACTTCTCCCTGAGTTCACCGCCTTGGAGAACATCATGATTCCTGCCTTCATTGCAGGCAAGAGCCGAAAAGAAGCCAAGGAGCGTGCCGAGGAGTTATTGGAATTCATGGGCTTGAGCGATAGAGCCAGTCACAAACCTGCCGAGTTATCCGGTGGTGAGAAACAGCGTGTAGCCGTGGCGAGAGCTTTGGTCAATAATCCTGCCGTCATCCTTGCCGATGAGCCATCAGGAAGTCTCGACACCAAGAACAAGGCTGAGCTTCACCAGCTCTTCTTCGACCTCAGAGACAAGTTCGGTCAGACTTTCGTCATCGTAACTCATGATGAGGGCCTTGCTGCCATCACCGACCGCACCATCCACCTCAAGGATGGAATGATTGAGAAGACGGTGGAGGCAGGAACAGCTGATAGCAAGAAAGAAACTGAAGAGGTTGTAAAAGCCCCAACAATAGAAGAAAAAACTGAAGATAATATTATATGA